The Pseudoalteromonas rubra region TACCTTTGAAGTGCTCGCGCCATTCCAGACCTCGCTGTTACAGCAGGTGCGTCGCGCGTTACAAATGTTTATGACGACCAGTGGTCAGGAGCAGGTCGACTACATTGTTTTAACCGGTGGTACTGCACAAGTGGAAGGGCTCGACCGTTTGCTTGTGGATGAACTGGGTGTGCATGCGATTGTGGCGGATCCGTTTGCGAATATGGAAATAGCGCCTAAAGTGGATCGAGGTGTATTGAATAATCACAGAGCGCAGTTTGCCATCGCAACCGGGTTGGCATTGAGGAGCTTTTCATCATGCCACATATAAATTTACTGCCCTGGCGTGAGCAGCAACGGCAGGCTTCTCAGCAAAAATTCCTGACCATTTTGGGGATCATCGTCGCAGCCAGTTTAGCGCTGATGTACGGTATTGGTGCATTTTATGACACCCTTAAAGAAGGGCAGGAAATCAAAAATCTTTATCTGTCCAGTGAGATTAAAAAGCTGGATAAGCGGATCGGGGAAATTCGTGGGTTGAACCAACAAAAAGAAAATCTGCAGCGCCGGATCCGATTGATTGAAGAGTTGCAGAGCAACCGTAATTTGGGCACCCAGATCATTGATGAAGTGACACGCGTTGTGCCTGCGGGCGTTTATTTGACGAGCCTGGAACGGCAAAAGAATATGATCAAAGTGATAGGTCGAAGCGAATCGAACAACCGCTTGTCGCAAATGTTGCGGGCTGTCGAGTCGTCCTATTTATTACGTGATCCGTTACTCCAGGGGATTGTCGCCGGTGAACGCGAAGAGCGATTACTGAGTAATTTCACAATGAATTTTTACGTTAAAACGTTCGCTCAAATGGAGAAAGAACGCGCCGAGTTAGCTCAGACAACGCAGGCGGAGAACTAGGCCATGAAACTAGACTTGAAGTCGCTGCAGGAGATCGACTGGAACGAAATTGAACTGGATAACATTGGCGAATGGCCAATGCCAGTGAAGGCTATTTGTTGCGCTGTGGTGGTGGTGATCATGCTGGTCGTAGGATACAGCATGTTAGTGTCTGCGTCGGTGGCAAGCTTTGAGCGTGCGGTTAAAAAAGAAGAAGAGTTGCGTACCAGCTATCGCGTCAAATATGGTCGGGCAAATAATCTGGAATTATATCGACAGCAGATGCAGGACATGGAAGCGCAGTTTTCTCAACTATTAAGAAAACTACCAACCTCGAATGAAACCCCGGGTTTGCTCGATGACTTAACGTATGTTGGTACGTCCAGTGGCCTGACGTTTCTAAAAATTGGCTGGCTACCTGAGATCAAAAAAGAATTTTATACGGAACTGCCAATTAATCTCGAAGTGGTGGGGACGTATCACGAGTTTGGTGAGTTTGTCAGTAAAGTGGCGCAGTTGCCGCGTATTGTGAGTTTGCACGATTTTCGGATTGAGGGGGCAGGCAATAATCAGTTGGTGTTTAGCGTGGTAGCAAAAACCTACCGCTACGAGCAGGAGACTGAAGAATGAGGCGTCTGCTGGTTTTGTTTGCGGTGATTGCACTGACAGGGTGTAACGATAACACCGCAGAACAGAAAGAGTTTATTGATCGGGTGCAGGCGAATGCAACCCCGAGCATAGATCCTATGCCCGAGATGGCCCGGTTTGAGCACTTCCCTTACAGTGCGGCTCAGCTACGCAGCCCTTTTGTTGCCCCGCAACCGGAAGTTATTGAAAGCCGCCTGGTACAGGTTAAAAATTGTCTTCACCCAGATCCGAATCGTCCCAGAGACCCGCTAGAAAAATACGCGCTGGACAACTTGATGATGAAAGGGACGATCACACGTGGTGAGACGGTATGGGCGTTGATTAGAGCTGGCGAGCAAGGTTTGTTCAGAATAAAGAAAAATGAATACATGGGTTTGTACCACGGTAAAGTGGTGAGCGTACAAGCCGACCATCTGGAGCTGATGGAACTGATCCCGGACGGAACGGGATGTTGGAAAGAGCGCCTGAGCAAAGTCGAAATGGTGGAAGCCGAGGACGTCGGTGCCAGTGAAGAATAAAAAAGGTGAAAATATGATTGCGCGCGACGGGATCAAACACGTTGTGAAAACTCTGATGGGTGGCGTTTTAATGGGCACAGCGTTATTCGCCCAGGCAATGCCA contains the following coding sequences:
- a CDS encoding PilN domain-containing protein, with product MPHINLLPWREQQRQASQQKFLTILGIIVAASLALMYGIGAFYDTLKEGQEIKNLYLSSEIKKLDKRIGEIRGLNQQKENLQRRIRLIEELQSNRNLGTQIIDEVTRVVPAGVYLTSLERQKNMIKVIGRSESNNRLSQMLRAVESSYLLRDPLLQGIVAGEREERLLSNFTMNFYVKTFAQMEKERAELAQTTQAEN
- a CDS encoding type 4a pilus biogenesis protein PilO, yielding MKLDLKSLQEIDWNEIELDNIGEWPMPVKAICCAVVVVIMLVVGYSMLVSASVASFERAVKKEEELRTSYRVKYGRANNLELYRQQMQDMEAQFSQLLRKLPTSNETPGLLDDLTYVGTSSGLTFLKIGWLPEIKKEFYTELPINLEVVGTYHEFGEFVSKVAQLPRIVSLHDFRIEGAGNNQLVFSVVAKTYRYEQETEE
- a CDS encoding pilus assembly protein PilP → MRRLLVLFAVIALTGCNDNTAEQKEFIDRVQANATPSIDPMPEMARFEHFPYSAAQLRSPFVAPQPEVIESRLVQVKNCLHPDPNRPRDPLEKYALDNLMMKGTITRGETVWALIRAGEQGLFRIKKNEYMGLYHGKVVSVQADHLELMELIPDGTGCWKERLSKVEMVEAEDVGASEE